Proteins encoded together in one Vallitalea longa window:
- the sugE gene encoding quaternary ammonium compound efflux SMR transporter SugE, which produces MSWFYLTVAGVFEVIWATALKYSNGFTRLYPSIITVIGMIISFYLLSIATKTLPMGTAYAIWTGIGALGSIIVGILFFKEPCNLTRVFFLLLILLGIIGLKITSTSH; this is translated from the coding sequence ATGTCTTGGTTCTATTTAACTGTTGCTGGTGTATTTGAAGTGATTTGGGCTACAGCCTTAAAATATTCCAATGGTTTTACCCGTTTATACCCCTCAATAATTACAGTAATAGGTATGATAATAAGTTTCTATCTTTTATCTATTGCAACAAAAACATTACCAATGGGAACTGCATATGCAATATGGACTGGAATAGGTGCACTAGGTTCAATTATTGTAGGTATTCTCTTTTTTAAAGAACCATGTAACTTAACACGTGTTTTTTTCTTGTTGTTGATACTCCTAGGAATTATTGGTCTAAAAATAACATCTACAAGTCACTAA
- a CDS encoding VanZ family protein translates to MSKNTKCLIDLLALAIIYFRFFYGKWKIDGKDKLIINTTMYIYISFVLYFTLMPVIVSIPSIFNHRYVVMNMNLLEDYFAGRGDTVRQILLNIIMMVPFGFLLPIIKKRNLWFCILWTFLFSLGIEILQPLFVRSGDITDLVTNTIGGILGYVVYSLFKPIIERIIFLFHQ, encoded by the coding sequence ATGAGTAAAAATACTAAATGTTTGATAGATTTGCTAGCATTAGCGATAATATATTTTAGGTTCTTTTATGGAAAATGGAAGATAGACGGAAAAGATAAGTTGATTATAAATACCACTATGTATATATATATTTCTTTTGTATTATATTTTACATTAATGCCTGTAATTGTATCCATTCCATCTATATTTAATCATCGTTATGTTGTGATGAATATGAACCTTTTAGAAGATTATTTTGCAGGCAGGGGTGATACGGTTCGTCAGATTTTACTTAATATAATTATGATGGTTCCCTTTGGATTTTTACTACCCATTATTAAAAAACGAAATTTATGGTTTTGTATATTATGGACATTTTTATTTAGCTTAGGGATAGAAATACTTCAGCCCCTATTTGTTAGGTCTGGGGATATAACCGATTTAGTAACGAATACGATAGGTGGAATATTGGGATATGTAGTATATTCACTTTTCAAACCAATAATTGAAAGGATAATCTTTTTATTTCATCAATAA
- the kduI gene encoding 5-dehydro-4-deoxy-D-glucuronate isomerase yields the protein MIIREPANSRDFKHYTTDRLREEFLIQDLFQVGKIQRVYSHIDRIITMGYCPGDKPQELGEGLDIWSTLGTDYFLERRELGAINVGGKGTIKVDGKEFTMNHQDGIYVGMGAKEVVFSSEDVKNPAKFYTLSAPAHKTYPNVHIDITKAKQVKLGDQSNCNKRTIFQFLHPDVLETCQLSMGLTKMESGNVWNTLPCHTHERRMEVYFYFDLSEDDVVFHLMGKPDETRHIVMRNEEAVISPSWSIHSGCGSTNYSFIWGMVGENKAFTDMDGIDMKDLK from the coding sequence ATGATTATTAGAGAACCTGCAAATTCAAGAGATTTTAAACATTATACAACAGACAGATTAAGGGAAGAATTTTTAATCCAAGATTTATTTCAAGTAGGAAAGATTCAACGTGTCTACAGTCATATAGATAGGATAATTACAATGGGTTATTGTCCAGGAGATAAACCTCAAGAACTAGGTGAAGGTTTGGATATTTGGAGTACTCTAGGTACAGATTATTTCTTAGAGAGAAGAGAATTAGGTGCTATCAATGTTGGTGGAAAAGGAACAATTAAGGTTGATGGAAAAGAGTTCACTATGAATCATCAAGATGGTATTTATGTAGGTATGGGAGCAAAAGAAGTTGTTTTTTCAAGTGAAGATGTGAAAAATCCAGCTAAATTCTATACATTAAGTGCACCTGCTCATAAAACATATCCAAATGTACATATAGATATTACCAAAGCAAAGCAAGTTAAATTAGGTGACCAGAGTAATTGTAATAAAAGAACAATATTCCAATTCTTACATCCAGATGTATTGGAAACATGTCAATTAAGTATGGGTCTAACAAAAATGGAAAGTGGAAATGTATGGAATACATTGCCTTGCCATACTCACGAAAGAAGAATGGAAGTTTATTTCTACTTTGACTTGTCAGAAGATGATGTTGTATTCCATTTGATGGGAAAACCTGATGAAACAAGACACATTGTTATGCGTAATGAAGAAGCAGTCATTTCACCAAGTTGGTCAATTCATTCAGGTTGTGGTTCAACAAATTACAGTTTCATATGGGGAATGGTTGGAGAAAATAAAGCATTTACTGATATGGACGGAATTGATATGAAGGATTTGAAATAA
- a CDS encoding SagB/ThcOx family dehydrogenase, whose translation MINYNMNRDFMKSLLGNNDIIATADIAKGIPQPEFQKSVNENSITVDLPIITSDKVPKADFFEIISSRISRRSYSKTPMNLEELSFLLWCTQGVKKVIGGYRRYIKDGSGRNYLRPVAAGGCINAYETYIAINNVQGLEKGIWRYLPLSNQIILEKQIIRISEKTSEVFTNKSQDQIFTSKAAAIFFWACTPYRGEWRYKETSHKIMLIDLGHISHQLYLATETIGCGCCTIGGYYQDKADALIGVDGENEYTVLCASVGHVTDKEKNWIERFPDARIDPDFYK comes from the coding sequence ATGATTAATTATAATATGAACAGAGATTTCATGAAATCTTTATTAGGTAATAATGACATAATTGCTACTGCAGATATTGCCAAAGGTATACCTCAACCTGAATTTCAAAAATCAGTTAATGAGAATTCAATTACAGTTGATCTACCAATAATTACTTCAGATAAAGTTCCTAAGGCTGATTTTTTTGAAATCATATCAAGTAGAATCAGTAGAAGGTCTTACTCAAAAACACCAATGAATCTTGAAGAGTTGTCTTTTTTACTGTGGTGTACCCAAGGGGTTAAAAAAGTCATCGGTGGGTATAGACGTTATATAAAAGATGGTTCAGGCAGAAATTATCTTCGTCCAGTTGCAGCAGGAGGATGTATCAATGCATATGAAACTTACATTGCCATAAACAACGTACAAGGCCTTGAAAAGGGGATATGGAGATATTTGCCATTGTCGAATCAAATAATACTAGAAAAACAAATCATCCGTATTTCAGAAAAAACATCAGAAGTATTTACAAATAAAAGTCAAGACCAAATATTCACTTCAAAAGCAGCAGCCATATTCTTCTGGGCATGCACTCCGTACCGTGGAGAATGGAGGTACAAAGAAACGTCACATAAGATAATGTTAATTGATTTAGGACATATTTCTCATCAACTATATTTAGCAACTGAGACTATAGGTTGTGGCTGTTGTACTATTGGTGGATATTATCAAGATAAAGCCGATGCATTAATTGGAGTCGATGGCGAGAATGAGTATACAGTTCTATGCGCATCAGTTGGGCATGTTACCGATAAAGAAAAAAATTGGATTGAAAGATTCCCTGATGCACGTATAGATCCCGATTTCTATAAGTAA
- a CDS encoding NUDIX hydrolase, whose protein sequence is MLYIMINFKIDNGVFNFRVAGILFHDNKILVHRLIRDDFYAFPGGRVEMHETTENTIIREMKEELGISVSINRLLWVLESFFTNKDDKYHELCYYYLIECNDKSILDKGDKFYITEGKNEFEFRWIDVTNIEDINLYPEVLKDRIDKLPYNIERIVDIN, encoded by the coding sequence ATGTTATATATTATGATTAATTTTAAGATTGACAATGGTGTTTTTAATTTTCGTGTAGCTGGAATATTGTTTCATGATAATAAAATACTTGTACATAGGTTGATTAGAGATGATTTTTATGCTTTTCCAGGAGGAAGAGTAGAAATGCATGAAACTACTGAAAATACAATTATTAGAGAAATGAAAGAAGAATTAGGGATTAGTGTTAGTATCAATAGATTACTATGGGTTTTAGAAAGCTTTTTTACTAATAAAGATGATAAGTATCATGAACTATGTTATTATTATCTGATTGAATGTAATGACAAAAGTATTTTAGATAAAGGAGATAAATTCTATATTACTGAAGGTAAGAACGAATTTGAATTCAGATGGATAGATGTGACTAATATCGAAGATATAAATCTATATCCTGAAGTACTGAAAGATAGAATTGATAAACTGCCTTATAATATTGAAAGGATAGTTGATATTAATTAA
- a CDS encoding cupin domain-containing protein yields MPIYESSRGSNEYEPYPAYQNNASPRNSRHTQLMDYGPEPFVINIEEATTENNTFRTALWTGENFQVTLMSIPVGEDIGLELHPDVDQFIRIEEGEGLVEMGDKEDMLYFQQEVADDFAIMVPAGKWHNVTNTGDTPLKLYAIYAPPEHPPGTIHKTKADAEAAEEYYMASFDSMPPYF; encoded by the coding sequence ATGCCAATATATGAATCATCTAGAGGAAGCAATGAATATGAACCTTATCCTGCATATCAAAACAATGCTTCACCACGCAATTCAAGACATACCCAGTTAATGGATTATGGTCCAGAACCATTCGTTATTAACATTGAGGAAGCCACTACAGAAAACAATACTTTCCGTACAGCTCTATGGACAGGGGAAAATTTCCAAGTTACTCTAATGAGTATCCCTGTTGGAGAAGACATAGGTCTAGAACTACATCCGGATGTAGATCAATTCATACGTATAGAAGAAGGGGAAGGCCTTGTTGAGATGGGAGACAAAGAAGATATGTTGTATTTTCAACAAGAAGTTGCTGATGATTTTGCAATTATGGTACCTGCTGGTAAATGGCACAATGTCACCAATACAGGTGATACACCACTCAAATTGTACGCAATCTATGCACCCCCTGAACATCCACCTGGAACTATTCATAAAACTAAAGCTGATGCTGAGGCTGCCGAAGAATATTATATGGCCTCATTTGATTCCATGCCTCCATATTTCTAA
- a CDS encoding TetR/AcrR family transcriptional regulator: MEDVLNHMEPEKKLRLINSAMKEFGENRFDKASTNVIVKDAGISKGLLYYYFKSKEELFEYLIAFSMTLVGEKIANDIDWDKGDLFDRIIDISKVKMKIMEQYPYLVSFSKNMYEGKSMADIKKLVETYIPNIYVKAYTYNIDYSLFREGVDVERVVKMFELFLNGYAEELLTKLKHANIGFDIKEIFNELNAYLKIYKEAFYK; this comes from the coding sequence ATGGAAGATGTATTAAATCATATGGAACCCGAGAAAAAACTAAGATTGATAAACAGTGCAATGAAAGAATTTGGTGAAAATAGGTTTGACAAAGCATCAACTAATGTAATAGTCAAAGATGCAGGAATTTCAAAAGGATTACTATATTATTATTTTAAATCCAAAGAAGAACTTTTTGAATATCTCATAGCTTTTTCCATGACACTAGTTGGAGAGAAAATTGCCAACGATATTGATTGGGATAAAGGAGATCTGTTTGACAGAATTATTGATATATCAAAAGTTAAAATGAAAATTATGGAACAATATCCATATCTAGTAAGTTTCAGTAAAAATATGTATGAAGGTAAATCTATGGCTGACATCAAGAAACTTGTAGAGACCTATATACCTAATATCTATGTAAAAGCATACACTTACAATATTGATTATTCGCTTTTCCGTGAAGGAGTAGATGTAGAAAGAGTAGTAAAAATGTTCGAATTGTTTTTAAATGGATATGCAGAAGAACTTCTTACCAAACTAAAACATGCTAACATTGGTTTTGATATAAAA